In one window of Macrotis lagotis isolate mMagLag1 chromosome 5, bilby.v1.9.chrom.fasta, whole genome shotgun sequence DNA:
- the PHTF1 gene encoding protein PHTF1 isoform X5, whose product MLSLALRKAPSGDAQMDANERDAIEWYQKKIGAYDQQIWEKSIEQTQIKGFKNKPKKTGHIKPDLIDVDLIRGSTFAKAKPEIPWTSLTRKGIVRVVCFPLFSKWWIQVTSLRIFIWLLLLYLMQVIAFMLYFVMPVVNVSEVIGPLCLMLLMGTVHCQIVSTQIAKPSGTNGNRRRSRTKRVKLLTDKGIETENTPTCVNLSIKKKHPRSEIRTWQTREKAKLSDGEKGQEGYRHLGNGVSDELSSEDDCEEQTQMILLRRSVEGASSDNGYEIKKEKSSSPSKHAGTQVKKNSSSRWCRMVRDSDSLAESEIESTAFSQESRSGVSGGSRSCSRRDSESTRHDSETEDMLWDDLLHGPECRSSATSDSEEVNMKALPPGVKRDPKEDVFQQNHLFWLQNTSPASERVSAIIWEGNECKKMDMSVLEISGIIMSRVNAYQQGVGYQMLGNIVTVVLAFFPFLHRLFHENNLDQIRSISAERLLTLFCGAPPSPSVFILAMINFLERLCLTWMFFFMMCVAERTYKQRFLFAKLFSHITSARKARKYEIPHFRLKKVENIKIWLSLRSYLKRRGPQRSVDVVVSSVFLLTLSIAFICCAQVLQGHKTFLDDAYNWEFLIWETALLLFLLRLASLGSETNKKYSNISVLLTEQINLYLKMEKKPNKKEQLTLVNNVLKLSTKLLKELDTPFRLYGLTMNPLIYNITRVVILSAVSGVISDLLGFNIRLWKIKP is encoded by the exons ATGTTGTCCCTGGCTCTCCGAAAAGCCCCATCCGGAGACGCGCAGATGGACGCCAACGAGCGGGATGCCATAGAGTGGTACCAGAAGAAG ATTGGAGCATATGATCAGCAGATATGGGAAAAATCTATTGAGCAGACCCAGATAAAG ggcttcaaaaacaaaccaaaaaagacaGGTCACATAAAACCCGATTTGATTGATGTCGACTTAATCAGAG GCTCAACATTTGCCAAAGCCAAACCTGAAATCCCATGGACATCACTAACTCGGAAGGGAATCGTTCGGGTTGTTTGTTTCCCATTGTTCAGCAAATGGTGGATTCAGGTTACTTCGTTGCGAATTTTTATTTGGCTGCTACTGCTTTACCTCATGCAAG TTATAGCCTTTATGTTGTATTTTGTGATGCCCGTTGTGAATGTAAGTGAAGTGATTGGTCCACTGTGCCTTATGCTATTGATGGGAACTGTCCACTGTCAAATAGTCTCCACTCAGATTGCTAAACCTTCAGGAACCAATGGAAACCGGAGGAGGag taggaCAAAAAGAGTAAAATTATTAACTGACAAAGGGATCGAAACTGAAAATACTCCAACTTGTGTGAATCTTAGCATAAAGAAAAAACATCCCCGATCAGAAATAAGAACATGGCAAACaagagagaaagcaaaactttcagaTGGAGAAAAGGGTCAG GAAGGTTATCGACATTTAGGAAATGGAGTTTCAGATGAACTGTCAAGTGAAGACGACTGTGAAGAACAGACACAGATGATCCTGTTACGCAGGAGTGTAGAAGGAGCCTCAAGTGACAATGGCTatgaaatcaaaaaggaaaagtcatCGAGTCCTTCAAAACATGCAGGCACtcaa GTAAAGAAAAATTCCAGTTCACGATGGTGTCGAATGGTCCGAGATTCAGATAGCCTGGCTGAATCGGAGATTGAGTCAACTGCCTTTAGTCAG GAGTCTCGGTCTGGTGTCAGTGGTGGTTCTAGAAGCTGTAGTCGAAGGGACTCAGAAAGCACCCGCCATGACTCAGAGACAGAGGACATGCTGTGGGATGACCTTTTGCATGGGCCCGAGTGCCGCTCATCAGCAACCAGTGACAGTGAGGAGGTAAACATGAAGGCCCTGCCCCCAGGCGTCAAGAGGGATCCAAAAGAGGATGTTTTCCAGCAG AACCATTTGTTCTGGCTTCAGAATACGAGCCCTGCTTCTGAACGAGTGAGTGCAATCATTTGGGAAGGTAATGAATGCAAAAAAATGGATATGTCTGTTTTGGAAATCAGTGGCATCATCATGAGTAGG GTTAATGCATATCAGCAAGGCGTAGGATACCAGATGCTGGGAAATATTGTAACTGTTGTATtagcattttttccattcttaCACCGCCTCTTCCATGAGAATAACCTGGACCAAATCCGATCCATCTCGGCTGAGAGGCTCCTGACTCTCTTTTGTGGAGCACCGCCTTCACCTTCAGTCTTCATTTTGGCAATGATCAATTTTCTCGAGCGTTTGTGTTTGACCTGGATGTTCTTTTTTATGATGTGTGTGGCAGAGAGAACATACAAACAG cGATTTTTATTCGCAAAACTGTTTAGTCATATTACATCTGCCAGGAAAGCTAGAAAATATGAAATCCCCCATTTCAGGCTCAAAAAGGTGGAGAACATTAAGATATGGCTGTCACTGCGTTCTTATCTAAAG AGACGAGGTCCACAGCGCTCAGTTGATGTGGTTGTGTCTTCAGTATTCTTACTGACACTTTCAATTGCTTTTATTTGCTGTGCCCAG GTTCTCCAAGGCCATAAAACTTTTCTGGATGATGCTTATAATTGGGAGTTTCTGATTTGGGAAACTGCCCTGCTGCTGTTCTTACTGCGTCTTGCCTCGCTGGGATCTGAAACCAACAAGAAATACAGTAATATTTCAGTGCTGCTCACGGAGCAG ATTAACTTATAtctcaaaatggaaaagaagccaaataaaaaagaacagcTCACTCTTGTG
- the PHTF1 gene encoding protein PHTF1 isoform X4, with the protein MLSLALRKAPSGDAQMDANERDAIEWYQKKIGAYDQQIWEKSIEQTQIKGFKNKPKKTGHIKPDLIDVDLIRGSTFAKAKPEIPWTSLTRKGIVRVVCFPLFSKWWIQVTSLRIFIWLLLLYLMQVIAFMLYFVMPVVNVSEVIGPLCLMLLMGTVHCQIVSTQIAKPSGTNGNRRRRKLRKTVNGDGSRECGSFCSDKVRGVESSESASLNGGFWGTLFCNSRTKRVKLLTDKGIETENTPTCVNLSIKKKHPRSEIRTWQTREKAKLSDGEKGQEGYRHLGNGVSDELSSEDDCEEQTQMILLRRSVEGASSDNGYEIKKEKSSSPSKHAGTQVKKNSSSRWCRMVRDSDSLAESEIESTAFSQESRSGVSGGSRSCSRRDSESTRHDSETEDMLWDDLLHGPECRSSATSDSEENHLFWLQNTSPASERVSAIIWEGNECKKMDMSVLEISGIIMSRVNAYQQGVGYQMLGNIVTVVLAFFPFLHRLFHENNLDQIRSISAERLLTLFCGAPPSPSVFILAMINFLERLCLTWMFFFMMCVAERTYKQRFLFAKLFSHITSARKARKYEIPHFRLKKVENIKIWLSLRSYLKRRGPQRSVDVVVSSVFLLTLSIAFICCAQVLQGHKTFLDDAYNWEFLIWETALLLFLLRLASLGSETNKKYSNISVLLTEQINLYLKMEKKPNKKEQLTLVNNVLKLSTKLLKELDTPFRLYGLTMNPLIYNITRVVILSAVSGVISDLLGFNIRLWKIKP; encoded by the exons ATGTTGTCCCTGGCTCTCCGAAAAGCCCCATCCGGAGACGCGCAGATGGACGCCAACGAGCGGGATGCCATAGAGTGGTACCAGAAGAAG ATTGGAGCATATGATCAGCAGATATGGGAAAAATCTATTGAGCAGACCCAGATAAAG ggcttcaaaaacaaaccaaaaaagacaGGTCACATAAAACCCGATTTGATTGATGTCGACTTAATCAGAG GCTCAACATTTGCCAAAGCCAAACCTGAAATCCCATGGACATCACTAACTCGGAAGGGAATCGTTCGGGTTGTTTGTTTCCCATTGTTCAGCAAATGGTGGATTCAGGTTACTTCGTTGCGAATTTTTATTTGGCTGCTACTGCTTTACCTCATGCAAG TTATAGCCTTTATGTTGTATTTTGTGATGCCCGTTGTGAATGTAAGTGAAGTGATTGGTCCACTGTGCCTTATGCTATTGATGGGAACTGTCCACTGTCAAATAGTCTCCACTCAGATTGCTAAACCTTCAGGAACCAATGGAAACCGGAGGAGGag AAAATTGCGCAAAACAGTAAATGGTGATGGGAGCAGAGAATGTGGAAGTTTTTGCTCTGATAAAGTCAGAGGAGTAGAATCTTCGGAATCTGCATCCCTAAATGGTGGTTTTTGGGGGACTCTCTTTTGCAACAG taggaCAAAAAGAGTAAAATTATTAACTGACAAAGGGATCGAAACTGAAAATACTCCAACTTGTGTGAATCTTAGCATAAAGAAAAAACATCCCCGATCAGAAATAAGAACATGGCAAACaagagagaaagcaaaactttcagaTGGAGAAAAGGGTCAG GAAGGTTATCGACATTTAGGAAATGGAGTTTCAGATGAACTGTCAAGTGAAGACGACTGTGAAGAACAGACACAGATGATCCTGTTACGCAGGAGTGTAGAAGGAGCCTCAAGTGACAATGGCTatgaaatcaaaaaggaaaagtcatCGAGTCCTTCAAAACATGCAGGCACtcaa GTAAAGAAAAATTCCAGTTCACGATGGTGTCGAATGGTCCGAGATTCAGATAGCCTGGCTGAATCGGAGATTGAGTCAACTGCCTTTAGTCAG GAGTCTCGGTCTGGTGTCAGTGGTGGTTCTAGAAGCTGTAGTCGAAGGGACTCAGAAAGCACCCGCCATGACTCAGAGACAGAGGACATGCTGTGGGATGACCTTTTGCATGGGCCCGAGTGCCGCTCATCAGCAACCAGTGACAGTGAGGAG AACCATTTGTTCTGGCTTCAGAATACGAGCCCTGCTTCTGAACGAGTGAGTGCAATCATTTGGGAAGGTAATGAATGCAAAAAAATGGATATGTCTGTTTTGGAAATCAGTGGCATCATCATGAGTAGG GTTAATGCATATCAGCAAGGCGTAGGATACCAGATGCTGGGAAATATTGTAACTGTTGTATtagcattttttccattcttaCACCGCCTCTTCCATGAGAATAACCTGGACCAAATCCGATCCATCTCGGCTGAGAGGCTCCTGACTCTCTTTTGTGGAGCACCGCCTTCACCTTCAGTCTTCATTTTGGCAATGATCAATTTTCTCGAGCGTTTGTGTTTGACCTGGATGTTCTTTTTTATGATGTGTGTGGCAGAGAGAACATACAAACAG cGATTTTTATTCGCAAAACTGTTTAGTCATATTACATCTGCCAGGAAAGCTAGAAAATATGAAATCCCCCATTTCAGGCTCAAAAAGGTGGAGAACATTAAGATATGGCTGTCACTGCGTTCTTATCTAAAG AGACGAGGTCCACAGCGCTCAGTTGATGTGGTTGTGTCTTCAGTATTCTTACTGACACTTTCAATTGCTTTTATTTGCTGTGCCCAG GTTCTCCAAGGCCATAAAACTTTTCTGGATGATGCTTATAATTGGGAGTTTCTGATTTGGGAAACTGCCCTGCTGCTGTTCTTACTGCGTCTTGCCTCGCTGGGATCTGAAACCAACAAGAAATACAGTAATATTTCAGTGCTGCTCACGGAGCAG ATTAACTTATAtctcaaaatggaaaagaagccaaataaaaaagaacagcTCACTCTTGTG
- the PHTF1 gene encoding protein PHTF1 isoform X3, which yields MLSLALRKAPSGDAQMDANERDAIEWYQKKGFKNKPKKTGHIKPDLIDVDLIRGSTFAKAKPEIPWTSLTRKGIVRVVCFPLFSKWWIQVTSLRIFIWLLLLYLMQVIAFMLYFVMPVVNVSEVIGPLCLMLLMGTVHCQIVSTQIAKPSGTNGNRRRRKLRKTVNGDGSRECGSFCSDKVRGVESSESASLNGGFWGTLFCNSRTKRVKLLTDKGIETENTPTCVNLSIKKKHPRSEIRTWQTREKAKLSDGEKGQEGYRHLGNGVSDELSSEDDCEEQTQMILLRRSVEGASSDNGYEIKKEKSSSPSKHAGTQVKKNSSSRWCRMVRDSDSLAESEIESTAFSQESRSGVSGGSRSCSRRDSESTRHDSETEDMLWDDLLHGPECRSSATSDSEEVNMKALPPGVKRDPKEDVFQQNHLFWLQNTSPASERVSAIIWEGNECKKMDMSVLEISGIIMSRVNAYQQGVGYQMLGNIVTVVLAFFPFLHRLFHENNLDQIRSISAERLLTLFCGAPPSPSVFILAMINFLERLCLTWMFFFMMCVAERTYKQRFLFAKLFSHITSARKARKYEIPHFRLKKVENIKIWLSLRSYLKRRGPQRSVDVVVSSVFLLTLSIAFICCAQVLQGHKTFLDDAYNWEFLIWETALLLFLLRLASLGSETNKKYSNISVLLTEQINLYLKMEKKPNKKEQLTLVNNVLKLSTKLLKELDTPFRLYGLTMNPLIYNITRVVILSAVSGVISDLLGFNIRLWKIKP from the exons ATGTTGTCCCTGGCTCTCCGAAAAGCCCCATCCGGAGACGCGCAGATGGACGCCAACGAGCGGGATGCCATAGAGTGGTACCAGAAGAAG ggcttcaaaaacaaaccaaaaaagacaGGTCACATAAAACCCGATTTGATTGATGTCGACTTAATCAGAG GCTCAACATTTGCCAAAGCCAAACCTGAAATCCCATGGACATCACTAACTCGGAAGGGAATCGTTCGGGTTGTTTGTTTCCCATTGTTCAGCAAATGGTGGATTCAGGTTACTTCGTTGCGAATTTTTATTTGGCTGCTACTGCTTTACCTCATGCAAG TTATAGCCTTTATGTTGTATTTTGTGATGCCCGTTGTGAATGTAAGTGAAGTGATTGGTCCACTGTGCCTTATGCTATTGATGGGAACTGTCCACTGTCAAATAGTCTCCACTCAGATTGCTAAACCTTCAGGAACCAATGGAAACCGGAGGAGGag AAAATTGCGCAAAACAGTAAATGGTGATGGGAGCAGAGAATGTGGAAGTTTTTGCTCTGATAAAGTCAGAGGAGTAGAATCTTCGGAATCTGCATCCCTAAATGGTGGTTTTTGGGGGACTCTCTTTTGCAACAG taggaCAAAAAGAGTAAAATTATTAACTGACAAAGGGATCGAAACTGAAAATACTCCAACTTGTGTGAATCTTAGCATAAAGAAAAAACATCCCCGATCAGAAATAAGAACATGGCAAACaagagagaaagcaaaactttcagaTGGAGAAAAGGGTCAG GAAGGTTATCGACATTTAGGAAATGGAGTTTCAGATGAACTGTCAAGTGAAGACGACTGTGAAGAACAGACACAGATGATCCTGTTACGCAGGAGTGTAGAAGGAGCCTCAAGTGACAATGGCTatgaaatcaaaaaggaaaagtcatCGAGTCCTTCAAAACATGCAGGCACtcaa GTAAAGAAAAATTCCAGTTCACGATGGTGTCGAATGGTCCGAGATTCAGATAGCCTGGCTGAATCGGAGATTGAGTCAACTGCCTTTAGTCAG GAGTCTCGGTCTGGTGTCAGTGGTGGTTCTAGAAGCTGTAGTCGAAGGGACTCAGAAAGCACCCGCCATGACTCAGAGACAGAGGACATGCTGTGGGATGACCTTTTGCATGGGCCCGAGTGCCGCTCATCAGCAACCAGTGACAGTGAGGAGGTAAACATGAAGGCCCTGCCCCCAGGCGTCAAGAGGGATCCAAAAGAGGATGTTTTCCAGCAG AACCATTTGTTCTGGCTTCAGAATACGAGCCCTGCTTCTGAACGAGTGAGTGCAATCATTTGGGAAGGTAATGAATGCAAAAAAATGGATATGTCTGTTTTGGAAATCAGTGGCATCATCATGAGTAGG GTTAATGCATATCAGCAAGGCGTAGGATACCAGATGCTGGGAAATATTGTAACTGTTGTATtagcattttttccattcttaCACCGCCTCTTCCATGAGAATAACCTGGACCAAATCCGATCCATCTCGGCTGAGAGGCTCCTGACTCTCTTTTGTGGAGCACCGCCTTCACCTTCAGTCTTCATTTTGGCAATGATCAATTTTCTCGAGCGTTTGTGTTTGACCTGGATGTTCTTTTTTATGATGTGTGTGGCAGAGAGAACATACAAACAG cGATTTTTATTCGCAAAACTGTTTAGTCATATTACATCTGCCAGGAAAGCTAGAAAATATGAAATCCCCCATTTCAGGCTCAAAAAGGTGGAGAACATTAAGATATGGCTGTCACTGCGTTCTTATCTAAAG AGACGAGGTCCACAGCGCTCAGTTGATGTGGTTGTGTCTTCAGTATTCTTACTGACACTTTCAATTGCTTTTATTTGCTGTGCCCAG GTTCTCCAAGGCCATAAAACTTTTCTGGATGATGCTTATAATTGGGAGTTTCTGATTTGGGAAACTGCCCTGCTGCTGTTCTTACTGCGTCTTGCCTCGCTGGGATCTGAAACCAACAAGAAATACAGTAATATTTCAGTGCTGCTCACGGAGCAG ATTAACTTATAtctcaaaatggaaaagaagccaaataaaaaagaacagcTCACTCTTGTG
- the PHTF1 gene encoding protein PHTF1 isoform X2 — translation MLSLALRKAPSGDAQMDANERDAIEWYQKKIGAYDQQIWEKSIEQTQIKGFKNKPKKTGHIKPDLIDVDLIRGSTFAKAKPEIPWTSLTRKGIVRVVCFPLFSKWWIQVTSLRIFIWLLLLYLMQVIAFMLYFVMPVVNVSEVIGPLCLMLLMGTVHCQIVSTQIAKPSGTNGNRRRRKLRKTVNGDGSRECGSFCSDKVRGVESSESASLNGGFWGTLFCNRTKRVKLLTDKGIETENTPTCVNLSIKKKHPRSEIRTWQTREKAKLSDGEKGQEGYRHLGNGVSDELSSEDDCEEQTQMILLRRSVEGASSDNGYEIKKEKSSSPSKHAGTQVKKNSSSRWCRMVRDSDSLAESEIESTAFSQESRSGVSGGSRSCSRRDSESTRHDSETEDMLWDDLLHGPECRSSATSDSEEVNMKALPPGVKRDPKEDVFQQNHLFWLQNTSPASERVSAIIWEGNECKKMDMSVLEISGIIMSRVNAYQQGVGYQMLGNIVTVVLAFFPFLHRLFHENNLDQIRSISAERLLTLFCGAPPSPSVFILAMINFLERLCLTWMFFFMMCVAERTYKQRFLFAKLFSHITSARKARKYEIPHFRLKKVENIKIWLSLRSYLKRRGPQRSVDVVVSSVFLLTLSIAFICCAQVLQGHKTFLDDAYNWEFLIWETALLLFLLRLASLGSETNKKYSNISVLLTEQINLYLKMEKKPNKKEQLTLVNNVLKLSTKLLKELDTPFRLYGLTMNPLIYNITRVVILSAVSGVISDLLGFNIRLWKIKP, via the exons ATGTTGTCCCTGGCTCTCCGAAAAGCCCCATCCGGAGACGCGCAGATGGACGCCAACGAGCGGGATGCCATAGAGTGGTACCAGAAGAAG ATTGGAGCATATGATCAGCAGATATGGGAAAAATCTATTGAGCAGACCCAGATAAAG ggcttcaaaaacaaaccaaaaaagacaGGTCACATAAAACCCGATTTGATTGATGTCGACTTAATCAGAG GCTCAACATTTGCCAAAGCCAAACCTGAAATCCCATGGACATCACTAACTCGGAAGGGAATCGTTCGGGTTGTTTGTTTCCCATTGTTCAGCAAATGGTGGATTCAGGTTACTTCGTTGCGAATTTTTATTTGGCTGCTACTGCTTTACCTCATGCAAG TTATAGCCTTTATGTTGTATTTTGTGATGCCCGTTGTGAATGTAAGTGAAGTGATTGGTCCACTGTGCCTTATGCTATTGATGGGAACTGTCCACTGTCAAATAGTCTCCACTCAGATTGCTAAACCTTCAGGAACCAATGGAAACCGGAGGAGGag AAAATTGCGCAAAACAGTAAATGGTGATGGGAGCAGAGAATGTGGAAGTTTTTGCTCTGATAAAGTCAGAGGAGTAGAATCTTCGGAATCTGCATCCCTAAATGGTGGTTTTTGGGGGACTCTCTTTTGCAACAG gaCAAAAAGAGTAAAATTATTAACTGACAAAGGGATCGAAACTGAAAATACTCCAACTTGTGTGAATCTTAGCATAAAGAAAAAACATCCCCGATCAGAAATAAGAACATGGCAAACaagagagaaagcaaaactttcagaTGGAGAAAAGGGTCAG GAAGGTTATCGACATTTAGGAAATGGAGTTTCAGATGAACTGTCAAGTGAAGACGACTGTGAAGAACAGACACAGATGATCCTGTTACGCAGGAGTGTAGAAGGAGCCTCAAGTGACAATGGCTatgaaatcaaaaaggaaaagtcatCGAGTCCTTCAAAACATGCAGGCACtcaa GTAAAGAAAAATTCCAGTTCACGATGGTGTCGAATGGTCCGAGATTCAGATAGCCTGGCTGAATCGGAGATTGAGTCAACTGCCTTTAGTCAG GAGTCTCGGTCTGGTGTCAGTGGTGGTTCTAGAAGCTGTAGTCGAAGGGACTCAGAAAGCACCCGCCATGACTCAGAGACAGAGGACATGCTGTGGGATGACCTTTTGCATGGGCCCGAGTGCCGCTCATCAGCAACCAGTGACAGTGAGGAGGTAAACATGAAGGCCCTGCCCCCAGGCGTCAAGAGGGATCCAAAAGAGGATGTTTTCCAGCAG AACCATTTGTTCTGGCTTCAGAATACGAGCCCTGCTTCTGAACGAGTGAGTGCAATCATTTGGGAAGGTAATGAATGCAAAAAAATGGATATGTCTGTTTTGGAAATCAGTGGCATCATCATGAGTAGG GTTAATGCATATCAGCAAGGCGTAGGATACCAGATGCTGGGAAATATTGTAACTGTTGTATtagcattttttccattcttaCACCGCCTCTTCCATGAGAATAACCTGGACCAAATCCGATCCATCTCGGCTGAGAGGCTCCTGACTCTCTTTTGTGGAGCACCGCCTTCACCTTCAGTCTTCATTTTGGCAATGATCAATTTTCTCGAGCGTTTGTGTTTGACCTGGATGTTCTTTTTTATGATGTGTGTGGCAGAGAGAACATACAAACAG cGATTTTTATTCGCAAAACTGTTTAGTCATATTACATCTGCCAGGAAAGCTAGAAAATATGAAATCCCCCATTTCAGGCTCAAAAAGGTGGAGAACATTAAGATATGGCTGTCACTGCGTTCTTATCTAAAG AGACGAGGTCCACAGCGCTCAGTTGATGTGGTTGTGTCTTCAGTATTCTTACTGACACTTTCAATTGCTTTTATTTGCTGTGCCCAG GTTCTCCAAGGCCATAAAACTTTTCTGGATGATGCTTATAATTGGGAGTTTCTGATTTGGGAAACTGCCCTGCTGCTGTTCTTACTGCGTCTTGCCTCGCTGGGATCTGAAACCAACAAGAAATACAGTAATATTTCAGTGCTGCTCACGGAGCAG ATTAACTTATAtctcaaaatggaaaagaagccaaataaaaaagaacagcTCACTCTTGTG
- the PHTF1 gene encoding protein PHTF1 isoform X1, with protein sequence MLSLALRKAPSGDAQMDANERDAIEWYQKKIGAYDQQIWEKSIEQTQIKGFKNKPKKTGHIKPDLIDVDLIRGSTFAKAKPEIPWTSLTRKGIVRVVCFPLFSKWWIQVTSLRIFIWLLLLYLMQVIAFMLYFVMPVVNVSEVIGPLCLMLLMGTVHCQIVSTQIAKPSGTNGNRRRRKLRKTVNGDGSRECGSFCSDKVRGVESSESASLNGGFWGTLFCNSRTKRVKLLTDKGIETENTPTCVNLSIKKKHPRSEIRTWQTREKAKLSDGEKGQEGYRHLGNGVSDELSSEDDCEEQTQMILLRRSVEGASSDNGYEIKKEKSSSPSKHAGTQVKKNSSSRWCRMVRDSDSLAESEIESTAFSQESRSGVSGGSRSCSRRDSESTRHDSETEDMLWDDLLHGPECRSSATSDSEEVNMKALPPGVKRDPKEDVFQQNHLFWLQNTSPASERVSAIIWEGNECKKMDMSVLEISGIIMSRVNAYQQGVGYQMLGNIVTVVLAFFPFLHRLFHENNLDQIRSISAERLLTLFCGAPPSPSVFILAMINFLERLCLTWMFFFMMCVAERTYKQRFLFAKLFSHITSARKARKYEIPHFRLKKVENIKIWLSLRSYLKRRGPQRSVDVVVSSVFLLTLSIAFICCAQVLQGHKTFLDDAYNWEFLIWETALLLFLLRLASLGSETNKKYSNISVLLTEQINLYLKMEKKPNKKEQLTLVNNVLKLSTKLLKELDTPFRLYGLTMNPLIYNITRVVILSAVSGVISDLLGFNIRLWKIKP encoded by the exons ATGTTGTCCCTGGCTCTCCGAAAAGCCCCATCCGGAGACGCGCAGATGGACGCCAACGAGCGGGATGCCATAGAGTGGTACCAGAAGAAG ATTGGAGCATATGATCAGCAGATATGGGAAAAATCTATTGAGCAGACCCAGATAAAG ggcttcaaaaacaaaccaaaaaagacaGGTCACATAAAACCCGATTTGATTGATGTCGACTTAATCAGAG GCTCAACATTTGCCAAAGCCAAACCTGAAATCCCATGGACATCACTAACTCGGAAGGGAATCGTTCGGGTTGTTTGTTTCCCATTGTTCAGCAAATGGTGGATTCAGGTTACTTCGTTGCGAATTTTTATTTGGCTGCTACTGCTTTACCTCATGCAAG TTATAGCCTTTATGTTGTATTTTGTGATGCCCGTTGTGAATGTAAGTGAAGTGATTGGTCCACTGTGCCTTATGCTATTGATGGGAACTGTCCACTGTCAAATAGTCTCCACTCAGATTGCTAAACCTTCAGGAACCAATGGAAACCGGAGGAGGag AAAATTGCGCAAAACAGTAAATGGTGATGGGAGCAGAGAATGTGGAAGTTTTTGCTCTGATAAAGTCAGAGGAGTAGAATCTTCGGAATCTGCATCCCTAAATGGTGGTTTTTGGGGGACTCTCTTTTGCAACAG taggaCAAAAAGAGTAAAATTATTAACTGACAAAGGGATCGAAACTGAAAATACTCCAACTTGTGTGAATCTTAGCATAAAGAAAAAACATCCCCGATCAGAAATAAGAACATGGCAAACaagagagaaagcaaaactttcagaTGGAGAAAAGGGTCAG GAAGGTTATCGACATTTAGGAAATGGAGTTTCAGATGAACTGTCAAGTGAAGACGACTGTGAAGAACAGACACAGATGATCCTGTTACGCAGGAGTGTAGAAGGAGCCTCAAGTGACAATGGCTatgaaatcaaaaaggaaaagtcatCGAGTCCTTCAAAACATGCAGGCACtcaa GTAAAGAAAAATTCCAGTTCACGATGGTGTCGAATGGTCCGAGATTCAGATAGCCTGGCTGAATCGGAGATTGAGTCAACTGCCTTTAGTCAG GAGTCTCGGTCTGGTGTCAGTGGTGGTTCTAGAAGCTGTAGTCGAAGGGACTCAGAAAGCACCCGCCATGACTCAGAGACAGAGGACATGCTGTGGGATGACCTTTTGCATGGGCCCGAGTGCCGCTCATCAGCAACCAGTGACAGTGAGGAGGTAAACATGAAGGCCCTGCCCCCAGGCGTCAAGAGGGATCCAAAAGAGGATGTTTTCCAGCAG AACCATTTGTTCTGGCTTCAGAATACGAGCCCTGCTTCTGAACGAGTGAGTGCAATCATTTGGGAAGGTAATGAATGCAAAAAAATGGATATGTCTGTTTTGGAAATCAGTGGCATCATCATGAGTAGG GTTAATGCATATCAGCAAGGCGTAGGATACCAGATGCTGGGAAATATTGTAACTGTTGTATtagcattttttccattcttaCACCGCCTCTTCCATGAGAATAACCTGGACCAAATCCGATCCATCTCGGCTGAGAGGCTCCTGACTCTCTTTTGTGGAGCACCGCCTTCACCTTCAGTCTTCATTTTGGCAATGATCAATTTTCTCGAGCGTTTGTGTTTGACCTGGATGTTCTTTTTTATGATGTGTGTGGCAGAGAGAACATACAAACAG cGATTTTTATTCGCAAAACTGTTTAGTCATATTACATCTGCCAGGAAAGCTAGAAAATATGAAATCCCCCATTTCAGGCTCAAAAAGGTGGAGAACATTAAGATATGGCTGTCACTGCGTTCTTATCTAAAG AGACGAGGTCCACAGCGCTCAGTTGATGTGGTTGTGTCTTCAGTATTCTTACTGACACTTTCAATTGCTTTTATTTGCTGTGCCCAG GTTCTCCAAGGCCATAAAACTTTTCTGGATGATGCTTATAATTGGGAGTTTCTGATTTGGGAAACTGCCCTGCTGCTGTTCTTACTGCGTCTTGCCTCGCTGGGATCTGAAACCAACAAGAAATACAGTAATATTTCAGTGCTGCTCACGGAGCAG ATTAACTTATAtctcaaaatggaaaagaagccaaataaaaaagaacagcTCACTCTTGTG